In a single window of the Candidatus Deferrimicrobiaceae bacterium genome:
- a CDS encoding peptidylprolyl isomerase, with protein sequence MKRIIHGLMLGAVASMLFIGCSSKSAVNETVATVDGKSITVMEVREATGIPGGLVPASTLDKDQKRKLIGQIIETRLLAREARAIGLDNTQEFKDAIRFGESGVAVKGLFRKELDAKGQKVGSEIDAAVKDLMAKDKSLKASDARARASQSVFSAKLSQIQTEITAAARKAFPEKVDTALIARIAKGEDVPDNAAVGQVGSEAMTYGDAKVLISKATMGAKHAGKDFLRDEKALAGAISQELGDRSLVAYARQQGGDKGPWLELDRTLYENSVLLGLLAEKVIFKDLGVSEKEIENTYNEHKNMFVKDGKLVPLAAVRDQIVAFLQDQKKRKAVEAFVAPLKGKAKISIVESMLEKV encoded by the coding sequence CATAGGCTGTTCGTCCAAGAGCGCCGTCAACGAAACCGTCGCCACGGTCGACGGCAAGAGCATCACGGTCATGGAGGTCAGGGAGGCTACCGGTATCCCCGGAGGGCTCGTGCCGGCTTCCACGCTCGACAAGGACCAGAAGAGGAAATTGATCGGGCAGATCATCGAGACGCGACTTTTGGCGCGGGAGGCACGCGCGATCGGCCTCGACAATACGCAGGAATTCAAGGATGCGATCCGCTTCGGTGAATCGGGGGTGGCCGTCAAGGGGCTGTTCCGTAAAGAACTCGATGCCAAGGGCCAGAAGGTCGGAAGCGAAATCGATGCCGCAGTCAAGGATCTGATGGCCAAGGACAAGAGCCTAAAAGCCTCCGATGCCCGCGCACGGGCGTCGCAGTCCGTTTTTTCGGCCAAGCTTTCCCAGATCCAGACCGAAATCACGGCCGCCGCGCGCAAGGCGTTTCCCGAAAAGGTCGATACTGCCCTGATCGCCCGGATCGCCAAGGGAGAGGACGTTCCCGACAACGCGGCGGTGGGTCAGGTCGGATCCGAGGCGATGACGTATGGCGACGCCAAGGTTCTGATCTCCAAGGCGACCATGGGAGCCAAGCATGCGGGCAAGGATTTCCTGAGGGACGAAAAAGCGCTCGCCGGCGCGATCAGCCAGGAATTGGGCGATCGCTCACTTGTTGCCTATGCCCGGCAGCAGGGCGGCGACAAGGGCCCCTGGCTCGAGCTTGACCGCACGCTTTACGAAAATTCCGTGCTTCTGGGGCTTCTGGCGGAAAAGGTGATATTCAAGGACCTGGGAGTCTCCGAAAAGGAGATCGAGAATACTTACAACGAACACAAGAACATGTTCGTCAAGGACGGGAAGCTCGTACCTCTCGCCGCAGTGCGCGACCAGATCGTCGCTTTCCTGCAGGACCAGAAGAAGCGGAAGGCCGTCGAAGCGTTCGTCGCCCCCTTGAAGGGAAAGGCGAAGATATCGATCGTCGAATCCATGCTCGAGAAGGTATGA
- a CDS encoding 6-bladed beta-propeller has product MRRSIVTPLALALMLVLSGVAFSEPSFDAEDAWGRFGIGREAFDHPVDMVADRDENMYIVDQGNNRIQVLDRRGRFIREWGGRGFGKGSFDAPTAIAIDKSAGTLYVVDTGNNRIQKFDLTGRYILEIGRLGSGRGEFNKPSDIALDRKGNLFVVDPGNNRIQRFDSTGAFIEEWGRYAQQRKGTDLDKPVSLSISDDGFGFLFVTTGDCLIRKYDLDGLSVASWPMFQKGEGLVCGPTRIRIEPRRYTVYIADTINDRLILFDRAGELLGELRKGQSPFKKPTSIFINDVFGEDVLVSDTGNNLIQKVRRRK; this is encoded by the coding sequence GTGAGGAGATCGATCGTAACGCCGCTAGCTCTGGCGCTGATGCTTGTCTTGTCCGGAGTGGCCTTTTCCGAACCGTCGTTCGACGCCGAGGACGCCTGGGGGCGCTTCGGGATCGGTCGCGAAGCCTTCGACCACCCGGTCGACATGGTTGCGGATCGCGACGAAAACATGTACATCGTCGACCAGGGCAACAATCGTATCCAGGTACTCGACCGGCGCGGCCGGTTCATTCGCGAGTGGGGAGGGCGCGGATTCGGGAAGGGCTCCTTCGACGCCCCCACGGCCATTGCGATCGACAAGTCGGCAGGCACTTTGTACGTCGTCGATACGGGCAACAACCGAATCCAGAAATTCGATCTCACAGGGAGATACATCCTCGAAATCGGGCGCCTCGGATCGGGGCGCGGCGAATTCAACAAGCCGTCCGACATCGCCCTTGACCGTAAAGGGAATCTGTTTGTCGTCGATCCCGGCAACAACCGGATCCAGAGATTCGATTCGACGGGAGCGTTCATCGAGGAGTGGGGCCGTTACGCCCAGCAAAGGAAGGGAACCGACCTCGACAAGCCGGTATCGCTGTCCATTTCCGACGACGGGTTCGGCTTTCTCTTTGTGACGACAGGCGACTGCCTGATTCGAAAATACGACCTGGATGGCCTGTCCGTGGCTTCCTGGCCGATGTTCCAGAAGGGGGAGGGGCTCGTTTGCGGGCCCACCCGAATTCGGATTGAACCGCGTCGGTATACAGTGTATATTGCCGATACCATCAACGACCGGCTGATCCTTTTCGACCGGGCGGGAGAACTTCTGGGCGAGCTCCGAAAGGGGCAATCTCCATTCAAGAAGCCCACGAGTATCTTTATAAACGACGTTTTCGGGGAAGATGTTCTGGTGTCCGACACCGGAAACAACCTCATCCAAAAGGTCAGGAGGAGAAAATAG
- a CDS encoding TlpA disulfide reductase family protein, with translation MRFPAKSGLLLVVAAAVLASFGGVCLAEEKAMTPLGGGIPMIEGIKMLDVGAPAPDFTLKDTKGEVFHLAELKGKKPVVIVFWSIFCEPCRFEMPVIQKLADKYKAGGLEVISVVLDGEPLKSSIDGFIKQENYTIRTLIDELDAKEMFKVADPYGVGGTPTIYIIDRSGVVSMARSGRIKEEELEKAILSVTKK, from the coding sequence ATGCGCTTTCCTGCGAAGTCCGGGTTGCTCCTCGTCGTGGCGGCAGCAGTTCTAGCCTCCTTCGGCGGAGTCTGTCTCGCTGAAGAAAAGGCCATGACGCCGCTGGGCGGTGGAATTCCGATGATCGAAGGCATCAAAATGCTAGACGTGGGCGCCCCGGCTCCCGATTTCACGCTCAAGGACACCAAGGGAGAAGTTTTCCATCTTGCGGAACTCAAGGGCAAGAAGCCGGTTGTCATCGTCTTCTGGTCCATCTTCTGCGAACCGTGCCGCTTCGAGATGCCCGTCATCCAGAAGCTGGCCGACAAATACAAGGCCGGGGGGCTCGAGGTGATCTCGGTCGTGCTCGACGGCGAACCGCTTAAGAGCAGCATCGATGGCTTCATCAAGCAGGAAAACTACACGATTCGAACGCTGATCGACGAGCTCGACGCGAAAGAGATGTTCAAGGTCGCCGATCCATACGGCGTCGGCGGCACGCCGACCATTTACATCATCGACCGCTCGGGAGTCGTTTCCATGGCCCGGTCCGGCCGAATCAAGGAAGAAGAGCTCGAAAAAGCGATCTTGTCTGTCACCAAGAAGTGA